In the genome of Campylobacter helveticus, the window TTTTAAAAAAGAAAATTTATGTTTTATAAAATATTTATTCTTTTTATTAACACAAGAAGAATACGAAAGAATAGACCATTTGCTTCCATAGCTCTCAAAGCCACCTAGATTAATCTATGGGCTTCAAATTCTTTTAAAATAGCATTATTTTATGGGACAAGGACTTATTTCTAGTCAAAAAAAGTATTATTGAACTTTAGAAATAAACGCTTTAGATTGCATTTTGAGGCTAAAAAATATTTTTATGGTGGGAGGGGTTATCCTTAATCTACTTTTTTGATTTAATGGCTTGTTTTGAAAGAATATCAAGGGTCTCTTCAAAATATTTTAAATCGTTAGGTGTTAAAGCGATTTTATTTTTTAATACCCCATACTTATAGGCTCTCATAATGTCTATATTTGGGTATCTCACCTGAATTTTTTGTAGAGTTTGATTTCTCGCAACCCTTGCAAGTTTGGCTTTATATTTATTTTTTATCTTTTTGAAAATGATTTTAGCTTTAGCCTTTACAAATGGCTTATCGTTTTCGGTTTTTCCATAAATCTTTAGGATAAAATCAAGGCAATTTTTTTCTGAACTAATGCGTCTTTTATCTTGGGTTTTTAAGGTGTAGATATGATGATTTTTAACCCAACTATCAATAGTTTTTTCAAGCTTTTGTGATGGTTTATGTTTGCTTAATTCCATTGTGCTGTATCCTCATTTTTTATATAAATAATAACATAAAAGGAATAACTTAACAATATTATAAAGCTTTAAAAGTTTTTAAAATTGCAATTTTGTTAGAATTTTTAAGGGTATATTTTAGAATATTTTATGATAAATTCCTCCCATTTGCGTGAAAATGAGAAGGAAAATGATTATTTACTTGAATTGTTTTCTACGCCCTCTTCTTCTGCGTTAAATCTGCGTTTATAAACACAAGTAACACCTGCCTTATTCTGCACTATAGGATAATTAAAATCGCAATAATAAGTTGAAACAATTATAGGAAGTTGCTCGTTACCCCACCTTTGCGGTTGAAATGAAAGCACTTGTCCGTCTTTACATTTTGATACACCTGATAAGAGTTCAAAACTTGCTACACAAACTTCATTTTTGTAAGATGATTTTGCATTGTCTAAACAACCACTCATTGTAAAGCCAAGTATGGCAACTAAAAATATATACTTTTTCATAAAAATCCTTTGAAATAAAATGAGAGGGTGATTATAGGGCAAGTAATTTAAACTTAGATAAAAATAAGAGTTGAAAATGCGAATAAGGGATTTATTGGGTGGTATTATAGTTTTAAGGATTTGGATTAGAGTTGTGAATAAATTAGAGGAAAGATGAGTGTGAAAATGAGGTGGAAAAGGAAAGGTTATTGTAGATAGGATAATTAGATTATGAAGAGTGTGGAGTATGAGAGTGGGATTTTGATTGAGTGTTAAGGCGTAAAAAATAGGGGGAAAATGATAAAAAATAAAAAGCAATAAAGGGTATGAATACATAGCACATAAAAACGATAGTAATGTAGAGTGATACGAGTTCTTTTCTTAATTGAAAATTAAAGTTCTATTTTATAGTGTTTAGAAAGCCATTTAGGGTATGACTACTTGACACATAGATACGCTCTATGCGACCATTACAAGCTTAATCTAATTTTAAAGTGTGATTTTATAGTATTTTGAAAGACTTAAGGGATATGCCTAGCTGTCTTATAGATACCTCTATGCGACTATTTATTCCTTAATTAAATCTTAAGTTATGGATTAATAGGACTTCAAATTGCTTACAGGATATGGGTAGTGGCATCATAGATAACTCTATGCTATGTATATTTTCCATTTTTAAACTGAAACAAAAGATTTCTTTCAACAATGCCCCATATGCTTTATAATTTTCTCTCAATTTTATTAAAACGCTTTATTTAAGTCGCAACGAAAACATAGACAATCTAAACCGAAAAAATAAAAAATATCTCAAAAACTACATTTAATTTCTCGCTTAAAATTATCATTAATTTTAGTATAAAAATAATTTTAAAATTATTTTGCCATACATTTAGACCTACAAAAATAATAAAAAATTTGTCTGCATAAAAGATACTTTAAAATTATTTTTTATTTTAAGCTATATTTTCTATATTTTAAATATTACAAAAATTAGTATTTTATGATATAATTACAAAAACAAATGATTAGGACTTAAAATTGTGAATAAAATCTCTTTATTATCCATATTAGTGTTAAGCGTTAATTTGCAAGCTAATGCCTTTTTTGAAGATAGCAAACGAGGTTGGCATTATTACGAACAATATGCAGATAACAATATCACGGAAGATAATAAAACTAAAATACAAAAAAGAATCAATGAAGATGATATTTTCATATCTTCTATACCACTAAATAATTTAGATTTATTAACAGCCGAAGAATTTACACAAACTTTTGAAAAAGTAAGAAAAATAGCCATTATGAATCCCACAAAAACAAATGTGATGACAATGCAAATTATGAATAAATGGCAGACGGACCAAGCTGAAAAATTTGCTAAAGTTTGGGCTTTGAACTTACTAGAAAATCCAAATCTTGAATATCCTGAAATAAGGGAAGATAAATTTGGTCGCAGTGAAATGTATAAGCAAAAACAAGAAAAAATAGCTGAGTTTTTTAAAAAACATAAAAACGACTTTTCTTATGTTGTTTTTGTAAGCAATTTAAACCAAGAAATTAATGAAAAACAAAAAGCTGTTTATAATGATATACAAAGAGAATATGACACTAATGTTGAATATATTGATATTGATATTAAAAAAGACTTGATTGCCAAATTTAAACTTAGCACGACACCTGAAAATTTCTTCATCTACAGAAATTCAAAAGGAGAAGCAATTTGGCAAAGAGTTAAAGCAGGACTTACAAACAAAGATGACATATTAAACAATACGATATTTTTATTTGACAATGCTATTTTGGAAAAGGATAGATAATGAAACGATTTTTTCTTACAAGTTTAGCTCTATCAACCCTCATCTACGCAACAAATATAAAAGAACTCAATCTCGGCGAAGTAAAACCTTTTGCAGAAAGAGATATGATAGAACTAATAGAAGAACATATCGCTAAAAACAAAGATGAGATTGAAGCAAGAGCAAATCAATTTAGAGAACAAGCTAAGGAAAATGTAATCCACTATAAACCTAAAGGCTTAACCCCTCTAAAACCAGCTTTAGAAGATAGAGTATTTTATCCTGATTTAACTTACACGCTCAATGAAGATATAAAAGATGTTAATGGAAAAGTGCTTTATAAAAAAGGCTTCTCTTTTAACCCTGCTAATTATGTCAAAATCTCTTATGCTTTAGTTATCATAGACGGCACAAATAAAAAGGAAGTGGAGTGGTTTAAAACAAGTGGCTATGCAAACAAGCTCACCCACAAACTTCTACTCTCTAATGGAAGCTTTTATGAGCTAAACAAAGAACTCAAACAAGAAGTCTTTTATCTTATGCCTCAAATCAAAGATAAATTTAAAATCGAAAAAACACCTAGCATTGTAATTCAAGAAGGAAACAAAATTAAAGTCAGTGAAATTTGTCTTCCTTGTAAAGAGCAAAACATTACAACCAACGAAAGCTTAGAAAACAATTTAAGCAAAAGCTTAAACACTGATTTAAATTCAAGTTTAAACAAAGAACAAGATTTAAACAATTCTCTTAAGGCTAAACAATGAAAAATAAACTAAAGCTTTCTTTAATCGCTTTTGCAAGTGTTAGTGTTATTACCCTATTTCCACAAAAAGCAGAAGCTGTTTGCACTCCAAATCCCGCTCAAATCGTAACCACTTTAGGAAGTTTATGTTGGAGTTGTATTTTTCCTTTGAGTGTGGCAGGAATTCAGGTCGCTCACGGACCTATGCCTGACCCTCAAGGTGCAGTAGGCTCACCCATTTGTATTTGCCCTGCTCCACCTCCCTTATTTATAAGAATAGGCATACCTGTGGGATATTTTGAGCCAAATCGTATGATAGATAGCGTGAAAGACCCTTATTGTTTTATGGGACTTGGCTTTGGAATTCCTGAATTAGTCGGTGCAGGAAAAGGCACTAAAGGGGACGGCAATGATAGAACAAGAGTTTTTTATCAAAGCCATTATTATATTTATCCCGTGATTGAGATTTTAAGCATACTCACTGACTTTGTTTGTATGAGTATAGGGGGCATTGATATAGCTTATATGACAGAGGTCGACCCCTTATGGCAAGATGATGAGCTAACCGCTTTAATCAATCCTGAAGCCTTACTCTTTGGTAATCCTATCTCAAATCTTGCCTGTATGGCTGATAGTGTTAGCTCTATGGCTAATGTTGCCTTAGACCCTCTTTTTTGGTGTAAAGGCTCTTGGGGTAATGCTTATCCACTTTCAGGCAATACGGGAAGTAAAGACTATGTAGAAGACGCCGCTAGTATAGCAGCGAGTATGATTTATAAGCTTCATAGAGAACTTATACTTTGGGAAAGTGCAGGACAACTAGGACTATGTGGGGAATTTCCTATGCCTATATGGAGAAAATCCTCATATAGACTACAAATCACAGCCCCTATTCCTCACCCTATGGGTATGGCTATAGGACAAAGTGGAATTTTATGGAGCTTTGCAAAAAACCTACCATCTCTTGGAGATAACTTCTCTTTTCTCTTGTTTAAGAAAAGAGAATGTTGTGTATTTTAACTTATGAAAGGAGTAAAGATTAAGAAGTTTTAAAAAGCCAAAGGGTATTCTAGCCCCCTCAAAAGAGGGGAAGGCTAATAAGCCTTGACAACAATTATACATAGTAGTATAATAACAATCACTAGAATTGAGTGGTTCAATTAACTCACCTCCCAACAGGGCGGTAAATTAACGCCATCGGGTTGCAGCCCTTTGGCGTTGCACCCTAATGAAATTATACCTAAACTTCTTTAATCTCTAAAAAACGATGAAAAAAGCCATTTTATTTTTAACAAGCTTTGCTTTGTGTTTAAGTGCAGAGGATAATCTTACCAAAGAACAAATCTTTGAAAACAAATACCTTAAAGATAAAGCCGCAATGCAAAATCAAATCTCTACTGATACGCTCTATAAAAACACCAAAG includes:
- the traF gene encoding conjugal transfer protein TraF, whose protein sequence is MNKISLLSILVLSVNLQANAFFEDSKRGWHYYEQYADNNITEDNKTKIQKRINEDDIFISSIPLNNLDLLTAEEFTQTFEKVRKIAIMNPTKTNVMTMQIMNKWQTDQAEKFAKVWALNLLENPNLEYPEIREDKFGRSEMYKQKQEKIAEFFKKHKNDFSYVVFVSNLNQEINEKQKAVYNDIQREYDTNVEYIDIDIKKDLIAKFKLSTTPENFFIYRNSKGEAIWQRVKAGLTNKDDILNNTIFLFDNAILEKDR
- a CDS encoding chromosome segregation protein ParM, with the protein product MKRFFLTSLALSTLIYATNIKELNLGEVKPFAERDMIELIEEHIAKNKDEIEARANQFREQAKENVIHYKPKGLTPLKPALEDRVFYPDLTYTLNEDIKDVNGKVLYKKGFSFNPANYVKISYALVIIDGTNKKEVEWFKTSGYANKLTHKLLLSNGSFYELNKELKQEVFYLMPQIKDKFKIEKTPSIVIQEGNKIKVSEICLPCKEQNITTNESLENNLSKSLNTDLNSSLNKEQDLNNSLKAKQ
- a CDS encoding TraU family protein, which produces MKNKLKLSLIAFASVSVITLFPQKAEAVCTPNPAQIVTTLGSLCWSCIFPLSVAGIQVAHGPMPDPQGAVGSPICICPAPPPLFIRIGIPVGYFEPNRMIDSVKDPYCFMGLGFGIPELVGAGKGTKGDGNDRTRVFYQSHYYIYPVIEILSILTDFVCMSIGGIDIAYMTEVDPLWQDDELTALINPEALLFGNPISNLACMADSVSSMANVALDPLFWCKGSWGNAYPLSGNTGSKDYVEDAASIAASMIYKLHRELILWESAGQLGLCGEFPMPIWRKSSYRLQITAPIPHPMGMAIGQSGILWSFAKNLPSLGDNFSFLLFKKRECCVF